A genomic region of Arachis stenosperma cultivar V10309 chromosome 9, arast.V10309.gnm1.PFL2, whole genome shotgun sequence contains the following coding sequences:
- the LOC130947268 gene encoding elongation factor G-1, mitochondrial-like, whose amino-acid sequence MRQIVAVFGVDCASGDTFTDGFVKYTMSSMNVPEPVMSLAVQPVSKDSGGQFSKALNRFQKEDPTFRVGLDPESGQVY is encoded by the exons ATGAGGCAAATAGTTGCTGTATTTGGTGTTGATTGTGCATCAG GAGATACGTTTACTGATGGATTTGTTAAATACACAATGAGTTCCATGAATGTTCCTGAACCTGTAATGTCATTAGCTGTACAGCCAGTTTCAAAAGATTCTGGAGGGCAA TTTTCAAAAGCTTTGAATCGCTTCCAGAAAGAGGATCCTACATTCCGTGTTGGTTTAGACCCAG